One genomic region from Cydia pomonella isolate Wapato2018A chromosome 4, ilCydPomo1, whole genome shotgun sequence encodes:
- the LOC133517235 gene encoding LOW QUALITY PROTEIN: golgin subfamily A member 6-like protein 6 (The sequence of the model RefSeq protein was modified relative to this genomic sequence to represent the inferred CDS: deleted 1 base in 1 codon), with protein MVYYYTSGNVKMVRNILIDYGSAVAVVPHEYMKSYIDKCPKDTEDSKLGWVAETFLGIQKHGQFLKDIAFHLPEELSDQDKDFFMILFHAVIFQIKPKDVHLLYKCLFNLSKPLLDTFTSFLSNDEVLTFLAQVGQDYYDANYITEKITTPLYTWQPYISEMANTYAEYVKKMESRRIKPPTVPIAPSLLNRKGLNSASRTTRPLPSSPVSLPHVSKPKMKRIVSRNDIDEKLKKSYEKNKQKADHLLNGVKNIECHYAMIKSNAYFQKIDSIKEEINNSMKPLPKIQSTNSIKKISQPVKDTAATIKRMKKRIQLAEQEEVEWFNNVMNCKNTAKIEELQEFDRQENERERLLDIEKKHLMGQISYEEALLAKQRVLVENKKKYEQFLKEKEMWNEEIDNWRKNEMKKNRKQMEKLSMLELNVLKAKHNTVMKNKETAENFKRQNQILLDKALKDKQDELDRRVKMIKEFKILAIIAKKAKVPKIIDLTETSGFGLLCEMSMAELQERINEMKIGLHDELERKRNTIKEVNEEKKEELKETKKSIESYMNEKATWRKQSKSNTSSTKNASSKEIDDLKKILTEKRKLRMKMSN; from the exons ATGGTTTACTATTACACATCAGGAAATGTCAAAATGgtaagaaatatattaattGATTATGGCTCTGCTGTCGCAGTTGTGCCCCACGAATACATGAAGTCGTACATCGATAAGTGTCCGAAAGACACGGAAGATTCCAAACTAGGCTGGGTTGCTGAAACGTTTCTAGGCATTCAGAAACACGGTCAATTCTTAAAAGACATAGCTTTTCACCTACCCGAGGAACTTTCAGATCAAGATAAagacttttttatgatattgtTCCACGCTGTAATCTTCCAAATCAAACCTAAAGACGTGCATCTTCTGTACAAATGTCTGTTTAATTTAAGCAAGCCTTTGTTGGATACATTTACTTCCTTCTTGAGTAACGACGAAGTGTTGACTTTCTTGGCACAAGTTGGTCAAGACTATTATGACGCAAATTATATTACCGAAAAAATTACAACTCCCTTGTATACGTGGCAACCTTACATCAGTGAAATGGCTAATACTTATGCAGAATATGTTAAAAAGATGGAATCCCGCAGGATAAAGCCACCAACAGTGCCAATAGCACCTAGTCTGTTGAATAGAAAAGGACTAAATTCGGCTAGTCGCACAACACGTCCTTTACCTTCATCGCCAGTTTCATTACCCCATGTATCAAAACCTAAGATGAAACGGATTGTATCCAGAAATGATATAgatgaaaaattgaaaaaaagctATGAGAAAAATAAGCAGAAGGCTGACCACTTACTTAACGGTGTTAAAAATATAGAGTGTCATTATGCCATGATTAAATCTAATgcatattttcaaaaaattgatAGTATTAAAGAAGAGATAAATAACTCTATGAAACCATTACCGAAAATACAAAGCACaaactcaataaaaaaaataagccaACCAGTAAAAGACACTGCAGCAACAATCAAGCGGATGAAAAAAAGAATTCAATTAGCTGAACAAGAAGAAGTTGAGTGGTTTAACAATGTTATGAACTGCAAAAATACTGCCAAAATAGAGGAATTACAAGAATTTGACCGCCAAGAGAACGAAAGAGAACGATTACTGGACATAGAAAAGAAACATTTAATGGGTCAAATTTCGTATGAAGAAGCATTATTGGCGAAACAAAGAGTTCTTgttgaaaataaaaagaaatatgaaCAGTTCCTGAAAGAGAAAGAAATGTGGAATGAAGAAATAGATAATTGgagaaaaaatgaaatgaaaaaaaatcgcaaacaaatggaaaaattgtCTATGTTagaattaaatgtattaaaagctAAACACAATACTGttatgaaaaataaagaaactgCCGAAAATTTTAAGAGGCAGAATCAAATTTTGTTAGATAAAGCTTTAAAAGATAAACAGGATGAGTTAGACCGCAGAGTTAAAATGATAAAGGAGTTCAAAATTTTGGCTATTATAGCA AAAAAAGCAAAAGTACCCAAAATTATAGACTTGACAGAAACATCTGGCTTCGGTTTACTGTGTGAGATGTCAATGGCAGAACTTCAAGaaagaataaatgaaatgaaaataggTTTACATGATGAACTAGAACGAAAGAGAAATACAATAAAAGAAGTGAATGAAGAGAAAAAAGAAGagttaaaagaaacaaaaaagtcCATCGAGTCTTACATGAACGAAAAAGCTACATGGAGAAAACAAAGCAAATCTAACACTTCTAGCACCAAAAATGCGTCTTCAAAGGAAATTGACGATTTGAAGAAAATTCTAACGGAAAAACGGAAATTAAGAATGAAAATGTCTAATTAA